The following are encoded together in the Lathyrus oleraceus cultivar Zhongwan6 chromosome 3, CAAS_Psat_ZW6_1.0, whole genome shotgun sequence genome:
- the LOC127126775 gene encoding sulfated surface glycoprotein 185, which yields MGDNRYLGFATFVFISCFLVLGITAAADSSNCSRFTDPGIVLAKCLTYIKKSGPQFEPSNDCCAVMKIGNVVQCLCQKPPPKFETIVSMEKFVHAATTCGAQTPPPGQNCGSYTIPSSPPTPTPVQPSPIPRSPAPIRPPPPTPRSPVPRPPRRSPPRRRSPPLP from the exons ATGGGAGATAATAGATACTTAGGCTTTGCAACAtttgtgtttatttcatgctTTCTAGTGTTAGGGATCACTGCTGCTGCTGATTCATCAAACTGCTCACGCTTTACTGATCCAGGAATCGTTTTAGCGAAATGTTTAACCTACATAAAAAAGTCAGGGCCACAATTTGAACCTTCAAATGATTGTTGCGCAGTCATGAAAATTGGTAATGTCGTCCAATGCCTCTGCCAAAAACCACCCCCTAAATTTGAAACTATTGTCAGCATGGAGAAATTTGTGCATGCAGCTACAACTTGTGGAGCTCAAACTCCTCCACCAGGACAAAACTGTGGAA GTTATACTATTCCTTCTTCACCTCCGACACCGACACCTGTTCAACCATCTCCTATTCCTCGTTCTCCTGCACCAATTCGCCCTCCGCCTCCTACTCCTCGTTCTCCGGTTCCGCGCCCTCCTCGCCGTTCTCCACCTCGTCGTCGTTCTCCTCCCTTGCCATGA